The nucleotide sequence CGATACCACAGGTCAGCACCTCGACTGGCCAGGGTACTTCTGCTGGGTAATGTTCACGACGCTGGTAAAGCAATTCGTGATCGACGGTTTCTCCGGTTTCCTGCCAGGTTTGTCCCAGAACCGTATTGGTCCAGTCCTTCAACAGTACCGGATCATCCTTTGCCGCCAGAAAATCAGCAACCGCCTCTTTCCAGCTGTACCAGCCGTTTGGGCTATAAAGCGAGCTGAGATGATAACCCCGAACCGTGATATTGGCTTCTGTGTTCTGCGGTACCCATTGACCGTTTTCAAGCAGTCGGGGCTTGTCATGCTCCTGCATCCGGTGACCACAGGATACGCATTCAAAACAAGCGGTTTCAAGGTCATGGTTGTCAAACCGGATCTGCTGCCACTCAATCGGCTGCATCTCACCACATTCAGTGCAGGGAGCATGATATTGCCGCTGGTCACTGGCCTGATAAGCTGATTCAATCTTGCTGACTCCGGCAATATTGGGTGTGGAGACCATCAGGATTTTACGATTACGGGAAAACGTCGCCGTTCGTTTAATCGCCAGATTGATGGGACTGCCCTCCCCGTCCACATCGTCTTCATAAGCATCCACTTCATCCAGAAACAGAAAGCGGGCAGGCATGGAGCGAAGGCCGGTGGCTGAGTTGGCTCCGGTAATGATCAGCACCCCGTTGGGAAACTCCTTCACCATTTGCGTATTGCCGGAATCCCTGGAGCGAGGGTCTTTGACCTTCTCTCTCAGGATCGGCATTTCCTCAATCATGGGGGCGATGCGCTGCTTGGAGGTTCGCTTCGCCATATCGAGGGTTGGCAACACATACATCATCGGACCTGGCGTGTGGTGAATCACATAACCCAGCCAGTTATTGCCACACTCGGTGCCGCCGACCTGCGCCCCTTTCATAAACGCCACCCGTTCAACCGGTGAAGAAGGCGACAGGCAATCCATAATTTCTTTCAGGTAAGGGGTTCGGGCAGTGCGCCAGCGACCGGCTTCTTTAGCCGCTTTCATGGGCAGGATTCGGTACTCATCGGCCCATTCGGAAACAGAAAGGCGTGTGTCGGGTTTAAGGCCAGCCAAAAAGCCTGAGAAATAAGGTGAACTCACTGACGGCTTAACTCGTTGAGAATGTCTTCTAACTCATTCATTAACAGCTCCCTTATTTTTTTGGGATCGGTTTCTGCTGCCAGTACATCAGCCTGCCGATCTGGAATCCCCATAAGCGCATCCCGCACCATTCGAGCGGCCTGAAACGCATCATCCCGCACCCTGGCGGCATCCGTTAGCTTGCCCGACTTTTCCTCATACTCCATCTTTGCCATTCTGGCCTTGAAGGCTTCGCGCATGGTGCGAGCCGTTACAAAATCAACCGCCTGCCTGGAATCCGTAAGGGTGGCGGGAAAGGCCTCTTGACGAGCAGGAGCCTGCCGTAAGGCGCTAGCAGGTTCTGCCTGTTGCTTCAGGGCGGATAAAGCAGCTTGTTCATCGACCTTGCCATTGACCAGCTTAATCTTGCCCGACTTAACCAGCTTGGCCACATACTGGCGGCTCCAACCTTGACGTTTGGCGAACTCTGATTGTGACAGTAGCGCCATAGACCCCTATTGCTCCCTATAGAACCGTATCGCTCCGTATTGTCTCGCACCCTCCCGCCAACATATTGATTATTAAGAAGATTATCTTGATAACCATCGGTTATAGAGCCTTACTGTACATAACAAAAGCAAATTAACTGAAAGGACAGCCCAATGAACAAGCACATCGAAAAATCTCTGGAAGCCATCGCTCGCAAACACCTGTTTCTGGATACCCTGAAAACCCGGAACAGCAGCGAGGACTTTGAGGAACAAAGCATCTGGAGCATTAAAAAAGCACTGGAAGCCGCCTACCAACAGGGATTTAAAGACGGACAACAGCAATAATCGCGAAGGAGAAGCGCCATGAAAAACAACAAACTCACCCCAGCTCAGGAAAACGTTCTGCAACAAGCCGCTAAAACCGGAACCCTTCAGGCCTCTGACCTCACCATCAGGGGTGGAGCCCGAAACAAAGTGCTGAACAGCCTGACCAGCAAGGGTTTTCTGATTGCCCTTAAAGAGTCAGATACCTACGACATCAGCCCACAGGGAAAAGAGGCCATCGGTATCAGGGAGGATGATAAACCCACTCGCAAAGGCAAAATCCGAACCGGCACCAAACTGCACACCGTGATTGAGTTGCTCAGTCGTCCCGAAGGTGCAGCCATCCACGAAATCATGCGCGAAACCGGCTGGCAGCAACATACGGTTCGGGGAACGCTGGCCGGGTCACTGAAAAAACGACTGGGGCTGACCATTGAGTCTGAAAAGCTGGAAGGCAAGGATCGTACTTACCGGATCACCAGTGGACTGGATGGCCTATTTGGAGAAGCAGAAGCATGAGTACCCGCTCAAGAATTGCGATAAGGCTGCCGGAAGGCAGCTATCGCAGCATTTACTGCCATTTTGATGGTGATCTTGTCGGCCCGATTCTGCAAAAACATTATGCCTCAGACGAAAAAGCCCAAATGATTATCAATAGTGGCGATTTGCGCTCTGTCAGCCCAGACAAGCTGGATACCTATCAGGATCGGGGAGACTCTTGGCGTCATGTCTGCCCTGCTGACAGCCCCGACCTATCGCACTTAACCTCTCTGGCCTGGGAGTCTTGTGCTGAATACCTCTATTACTGGCAGGATGGTGGCTGGCAAGCCATCGTGCTACGAGAACCAAGGCTGTGAACAATCCGATACTTCTGGCCGCTGAACTCACCAGCGGCTCTTTTTTATCCTGCCGCCTGCTGTATCCTGATCGACAGACCTTACCCCACCTAACACGGTGGTATTCCAATCTGCATGAAGCTATTTTTTTGATTCAGCTGGGAGACTTGCACTACCTGAAGGGCAAAAGGGCTTGTGCTTTACATCGGGATTGGGGAGAGCCTTGGATCGACGTTCAACCTCGACTTTCTCCGTCAATCCGCCATCTAAAATCTGTTGCCAGAAGCCTGAAAATCAGCACACTTTTTGTCAACCAGCAGCAACAATGGGTGGTTGACACTATCAGGAATCCAGGTTGACAAAAACTACTCTTGGTTGACAGCTGAGAGCCTTATGAGCCGTGGCTTTCAGCACTTTTTGTCAACCACCTGTCAACCCCGATTTTTACTCTGTCGCTGGCGATATTCGGCGGTTCCGCATCCCCGCACTAGAGAACACCCCTCAGGGACCCCGGAACAGCTACAAGAAGCCACCTGTCAAGCTTTCTCTTCGATCTCCAGACGCTCCCTGTATTTGGGTAACGCCTCTCAGATCGGCTTAAATTGCGCCTCAGCCTTTCCATGTTCTTGTCACTTTCTCCAGCCCCCGGCTGGCAATGTATCCGCCAATGCCCAACTGAATAATGCTGAACAGTTTCAGCTCCACCACTTCCGATAGATTGGGAGCTGACCAACCCAACCAACGACATACAACCAGAGCCGTGAACACCAGCATCACAATAGGCCGCCAGCTTCTTTGCAGCCAGCCTTCACCCTGCGCTTCAGCCTTGATCACTCCGGCTTGTTGAGTCAGTTCATCCAGCTCACCATTAATCAGCATTTCAGCCAGAACCACTTTCACCTGATCACGGTTCTCTGCATCAGGAAAGAGCTTGTCGATGACCTTCCCCACCAGTGGGATAGCGGCAACCAGGCTCACTGTTTTTCTCCCAGCAGTCCTTCAGCAATCAGCCAACGGTGAACATCAAAGTTCGGACAGGCTTTGACCTTACTCAGGTGGTAATGACCATGGACAATGGCTTCTGGATACAAAGCCTGATGACCGGCAACGAGCAGCTTCAGCATCCGCTTCTGCAAAGGTGTGAAGTTGTCTTCAGACTGATTGTTGTCATCAAGCCCACCCACCAGACAAATACTCACGCTTTCATGATTGTGGCTTTTTGCGTGTGCGCCCCAGTCGTCTACTGGCCTGCCCTGTTTCACCGAGCCATCCCGCTCAATCACCCAGTGATAACCAATATCAAAAAAGGCACGTTCCATGGTGTGCCAGCGTTTGATGTCGTCAAACGTGACGTTCTGATTGGCCCGGGTAGCCGAGCAATGAATAACGATGTAATTGGTTTCGGTACGCTTACCCATTGCTCACCCCCTGATAAAGTAAGACAGCAGCCCGATACTGGCTGTTAAAACAATCCAGCCGAACCGCTCGATGTAGTTGAGCATCACGCCCCGGCGACTGGCCTGAAATTCAAGCACTCTGATGCGTTTTTCCTGAGCGTCCAGCCGTTCATCCTGACGACTGAGGCTGGAAGTCTGATGGGTAATGCGCTCTTCAATCATCGCCAGCCTGGACACCGCATCGCTGAGTTTGTCGAGCTTTGAATCAATCTGATCCAGTCGCCGGGAGAGTTCGTCCATGCCGTTGTTCCCTAATTTGATCAAAGGTCAGTTTGTTTTCTTCGAGATAAGCCTCTTTGCCGGTGTAGTCCTCCCAGCGACGTACAATCACATCAACGTACTTCGGGTCCAGTTCAGTGAGCCGGGCACTGCGGTGGTTTTTTTCGCAGGCGATCAGGGTTGAACCAGACCCACCAAACAGGTCCAGCACAATATCCCGACTCTTGGACGAGTTACGTACGGCCCGTTCAACCAGCTCGACGGGCTTCATGGTGGGATGGAGGTCATTCTTCGCCGGTTTGCTGTAAAACCACACGTCGCCCTGATCCCGGGCACCACACCAAAAGTGCTGCGAGCCTTCCTTCCAACCGTAGAGAATGGGCTCGTACTGTCGCTGATAATCAGCACGTCCCAGAGTGAAGGTGTTTTTTACCCAGATGATAAACGTGGACCACTTGCCACCGGCTTCCCGAAAGGCTTTCTGCAAAGTATCCAGTTCCGACGACGACATGCAGACGTAAATCGCTCCTTTGCAAACACCCAGCATGTTCGTCATGGCTGCCAGCAGGAAGGTATAAAACTCTGAACCCAGATTGTCGTTTTTGATGCGACGGTCTTTCTTCGCTTTGCCGTTTTTCTCAGGGTTGGCGTAGTCCACGTTGTAGGGAGGATCGGTGAACACCATGTCCGCCAGCTGCCCGTCCATGAGTTTTTCAACATCGCCTGGTTCGGTGGCGCTGCCACACAACACCCGGTGCTCTCCCAAAATCCATAAATCCCCCGGCTGGCTGACCGGCTGCTCTTCAGGCTCCGGGACATCATCGTCTTCGGTCTGACCTTCCGGCTCATCCGTGAGCAGAAATCCCTCTAACTCCTCGTCGGAAAACCCCATCAGATCCAGATCAAAATCCAGTTCATCCAGCTCCGCCAGTTCCAGTTTCAGCAGCTCTTCGTCCCAGCCGGAGTTCGAAGTGATCTGGTTATCCGCGATCACCAGTGCCCGACGCTGGGTCTCTGTCAGATGCCCCAAAACAATCACCGGCACGGTTTCCATGCCCAGTTGCTTTGCCGCCATCAAACGACCATGCCCGGCGACGATCACATCGTCATCGCCCACCAGCACAGGATTCACAAACCCAAACTCCTCGATGGATCGGGCGATTTGGTTGACCTGCTCATCGGAGTGAGTTCGGGCATTGTTGGCGTAGGGCGTGAGGCTGAGAACAGAGCGATGTTCGATGGTTTTAACGAGGATTTGAGCCATGGATCATCCTTGCAAACAGGCAATAAAAAACCCCGAACCGGTGAGGTGCGGGGCTCATGTGTACTTTGCTTCGAGCTTAGCCATTACTATGCGCTAAAACCGTGATTTTGTCCCACTTTGCAAACTCGCCATTTCTACGCTTTAACGCCTGCTAATTCCTGAGTGAACGCAAATACACGCAAATACCTCACCGATTTAACCGCAAAATCACTTGCAGCAGCGCTTTGTGCCAGTGCCTGAACACCGTCGTCCGGGGAATGCCAGTGGCTAGTGCAATTTCCCGCCAGGGCAAACCGGAGGCTCTGAGCCAGACGAGTTTGCGTTCCTCCTCGCTTAGCCAGCGCAACCAGCGCATACACTCCACCAAACGGTCAACAGACTCTGCGGATGGTTGAGGTCGCTTAGGTTTTATACCGTCCGAATGGTAAACCTCCCAGCGATTCGGATTAAACTCTGGCCAGTAGGCGGAATGCCCCAGGTTGATTCCGGACGACATTCGTCGTGATGTTACCCAGGCTTCCCGGTATCGATATTTGAGCTCGTCTTCGGTCATACCATCCTCCCTGGCTGTTCTGTTTCCAGCGCTGTCTTTCCAATCTCATCAGTAAGGGGAATTTCCATATTCCCCTTACTTATTTATAAGTAAGAGCTCCGGAAACCGGAAACGGCTTATTTATCAAGTAGTTACTGTTTCCAAAATGGCATCTATTTCCGGAAATCTGGAAATACGACAATAGTTGTTTTGTTTTAATAAAAAGACGTTCTATCAATGAGTTATAAAGTTTTCTTAATGCTGCCTCTATTTCCAAAAGGGTGACAGATTTCCGGAAATCGCCGGAAATCTGTTTATTCTGGAAATCTGTTTTTAGCGAATTACACACGATCAGCACCTTCTGCAAAGGTACCTTTTCCGAGTGCAAAATCCCCTCTTGGCGAGTCAAGCCACTTATGATCTCTCGACCCCTTGGCAACCCCTTTTACAAGCCGTGGAGGTCGTTCACTAATCAGCGTCTGAATAAGGCTTTCCAGCTTATGTCGAGACAAGTGATGAAAAAGATCAGGCAGTCTGTGCCGCTGAACAAAAACACCGTTGGCACCGGTATGAGTAAATGGATGCCCGCGACTGGCTGCCAGCCTGATAGCACCAGCCAGTGATATCAGCAGTTCATGATCTGACGACGATGCGCCTGACAACCTTCTGGTCAGGTCAACCAACAGGCCTGTCTGGTTACGCTTAAATATTCTTAATGTTCGGTCTGCTGGTCCGTTCGACTTAACAACCGCTCCCTGATAAAAGCTTCGAGGCTCTGGTATCAGATTCAAGGTAGTGCATACCTGCTGAACTACCTGATCCTGTGCTGGCCACAAGGCATAGGCCATTCGAACCCCATCCACTAAAGCACTACTGCCCCGTATGGCATCTCGCGCTTGCTCGGCACTCTCGATAGGTTTTTGCCCGGGTGGCTTTCGCATGTGATGAACCACGATAACCGCTGCTTCTGTCTCAGAGGCCAGGTTCGCCAATAGTCCCGTCAGGTAACTGCCAACAGCAGGATCGGCATTCACATCCGCATGAACAAAGGATGATAAGGGGTCGAAGACCACCAGTTTAAGATCTTCAATGGTCTGTAGCTGTCGCACGATACGGGTAAATTCCAGAGTTGTGCACGGTCCGTCCGGTGTGTCTTTTACCATCGCAAAAGGGCCACCAGCATTTGGCAATGGAATAATGATCAATTTTTCAGGATGGTTGAACCGATGACCGCCCGGATCAAGATTTTCCATCCGACGATGCACTTCAGCCTGATCATCTTCAGACGTAAACACAACTGCGGTGCCACGCTCGAGAACCGTGCCACCAAATATTTCAACGGCCAGGTCACGACCTCCACAGGCTACCTCCATTGCCAGTTTCAGGGTAAGCATCCCTTTGCCCGTATCCCCCATGGCCGCCAGAATGGAAACGACCCCAAGAGGAAATGATCCTTCTACTAAAAACTGTTGTTCTGGTGCTTTCCCTTTATAGCGAAGTGCAGTCCAGTCCATTAACTGCAATCCTGCTGATTTTACGGATTTGCGCTCGCAAGTAGTCAGCCATGCAGTAATATCAAAGGATTCACCCACTGCATCAGCTGCGTCCCACTTGGGCGGCTTGTCTGCAGGTGGCTTTAAGACCTCAACTGACAAAGCGTCCGTTCGCTCCAGAGCATTAGCAACACTGAAAGCATACTCAATCCCAGCCTCATCATTATCCGGCCAGATCTGAACACGCTTGCCTTTCAGTGGCGACCAATCAGTTTTATCAATAGGAGCCTTGGCTCCATTCATTGCTGTAGTTGCACAGTGTCCACTATCTATCAATGCCTGCGCAGCCTTCTCTCCCTCCACCAGCAGGACTTCATTCGCTGATTTGATGCCTGGCTGGTTATAAAGCGGCCTTGGGTTCGGCGCTTTCATTTTCCGGGCTTTAACATCCCAGGGTCTGAACTCTTTACCATCCGGTGTGTCATAGCGGTAAACGCAAGCAATCAGGTTGCCTTCACTGTCGTGATAGTCCCACTTGCCCGTATGATGACCAAGGTCTTCATAATCATCCTGATGGCTGGCAGTAACAGGGGGTGAGAATAAAGGCATTCCCAGCCACTCCGCCATGAAGCGGATGATTTCAGGAAAATCCTGCTGGGCATCCAGCTTCTGGTACTCAGCGGTCAGGGTGATAATATCCCCACCTTCACCGCTCTCAAAGTCATGCCAAAGCCCGACTTCGCTGCCCGAAAGCTCTACTTCCAGACTCTTGCCTTTTTTGCCCTGCACATTGCCCAGAACAAACTTCTGACCTCTCTGCTTGCCATTGGGAAACAGCCATTGCAAATACTCGGGCAATCGTTCCTGAATACGTCGCTTGACGTCTTCAGCATCCAGCTTGTCGCCCGAGCCCTGCTCAGGCACGTCGTTAAAATCAAGCCACTTATTATTCATCCTTACCGTCCCTGTCGGGGAAAAGCCCACCAGCCGGTGGGCTCTCCTCGCCTTAATCCCACTGGTTGTTGTAGCTATCCGTTGGATGCGGAGCAGAATCCTGAGGACTGTAGAGCTGCGATTGCAACTGACTGTGAGTAGGCCTGGGCTGCTGGGTTGTCTGTGGAGCCGTACCACCCTGCATCAGCTGGGCATACTGCTTATGCTCTGGCGTTATGGCCTGCTTGATAACATTTTTAGGGTCGTCGTACTGATCCTTTTCCGTGCTGACTTTGGCCAGGAACTCAATACCATCCAGTTCTGCCAAAGACTGCAACTGACGGGCTTTGTAAGCAGGAGGACTGTTGTCGTCTGCCTTGATACCACGAGCCGACTGGAGAATACCCCGGACAAAGGAGCGCCCCATATTCTCCCACTCTGGCCCCTTGGGACTATGCATACCGATCAGTGACCAGATCTTGCGCTTGGCGTACTGCCCTTCCAGTACTGTAAACTCGGCGCTCAAATAGACGGCACCGGTGTCGCCCTGGGTGGCATAACCTCCGGTCCAGCCCATCTCGGCATGGTCAAAACCACCGGGTTTGATGGTCATCCGGACTTTGACCAGGGTGCCTGAAGGGATCACATCGTAACTGCCATGGTCTGTGGCATCATTAAAATCATTCCAGCGAGTCATTGCTGTTTCTCCATTCCATGAGATTGAGTTTCAAAGTGAACAGGCTGCCTTGATCCGGTGTGGATCTTGTTAAACAGCTGTCCAAGGTGAGGCGGTTCGAATACATCCAGTCGTCCGCTGCGATCCTTGGCTGGGTAGCCATAGGGGTTAAGGGTTTGGCAAACAAAGGTACGACGCAGGTTGCCTTCTTCATCGGGCAGGCTGGCCAGTGTAACCACCTGGTCGACAATGCCCGGTAGCTCCAGTCCTGTTTTACTGCCTTCGATCTGCAGCTGGTGAAGTTTGCGGTTAAAGTCGTCTACCCGCTCTTCCAGAATGGCGACAAACACCACATTCTTGCCTCTGGCATGCTGCAGGTGAGTCAGTGCCGCTATCATTTCCTGACCGTGCAGACCATACGCTCCGCGAGTATCAGGCTTGCCGGTTTTCTCGGAGAAAGCCTGCGGCTGGCCTTTGCACCACTGGAAGCAAAGCCGTCCCAGCACGGTGATCGAATCAATGAAATAAGTGTCGTACTTATCCAAAGTTTTCGGATCACCGTATTTACGACAGACTGAGTCGAAATGGGCTTTGGAATAAACCTGATCATCCCGCAACGCCGGGTTAGGGCCACCCAGAAACACTGCAAAGTTCCTGAACTCTGACCAGGTAGCCGGACGAATGGTATCGCCCTGCCAGTCCTGCACCGCCAGGTCACCGGCTTCCAGATCCACAAAAAGAGTAGAGTCCGTATTCAGGCTGTGCAGCAAGGTCGTTTTGCCTACACCGCTGTTGCCGAGCAGGACGCACTT is from Endozoicomonas gorgoniicola and encodes:
- a CDS encoding phage terminase large subunit family protein translates to MSSPYFSGFLAGLKPDTRLSVSEWADEYRILPMKAAKEAGRWRTARTPYLKEIMDCLSPSSPVERVAFMKGAQVGGTECGNNWLGYVIHHTPGPMMYVLPTLDMAKRTSKQRIAPMIEEMPILREKVKDPRSRDSGNTQMVKEFPNGVLIITGANSATGLRSMPARFLFLDEVDAYEDDVDGEGSPINLAIKRTATFSRNRKILMVSTPNIAGVSKIESAYQASDQRQYHAPCTECGEMQPIEWQQIRFDNHDLETACFECVSCGHRMQEHDKPRLLENGQWVPQNTEANITVRGYHLSSLYSPNGWYSWKEAVADFLAAKDDPVLLKDWTNTVLGQTWQETGETVDHELLYQRREHYPAEVPWPVEVLTCGIDVQDDRIEYEVVGWGAGEESWSVNYVRLYGDLSRPGIWNILADKLRQPYRRQDGVLMNLAQVCMDSGGHFTDEVYAFSRKQGADWLIPIKGASQAGKPIATFPKTRNKKGVYLTLVGTDTAKELIYQRYRILEPGAGYCHWPVKDCFDEDYFKQATAEEKIRKYKHGVPYFEWDARKKRNEALDCRVYALTAVRILQQHRGLDLVRLAEQRPEPDVQIEQEQPDTLTSTRHRRTSRSTYLNG
- a CDS encoding DUF6900 domain-containing protein, giving the protein MNKHIEKSLEAIARKHLFLDTLKTRNSSEDFEEQSIWSIKKALEAAYQQGFKDGQQQ
- a CDS encoding DUF3489 domain-containing protein translates to MKNNKLTPAQENVLQQAAKTGTLQASDLTIRGGARNKVLNSLTSKGFLIALKESDTYDISPQGKEAIGIREDDKPTRKGKIRTGTKLHTVIELLSRPEGAAIHEIMRETGWQQHTVRGTLAGSLKKRLGLTIESEKLEGKDRTYRITSGLDGLFGEAEA
- a CDS encoding holin family protein, which codes for MSLVAAIPLVGKVIDKLFPDAENRDQVKVVLAEMLINGELDELTQQAGVIKAEAQGEGWLQRSWRPIVMLVFTALVVCRWLGWSAPNLSEVVELKLFSIIQLGIGGYIASRGLEKVTRTWKG
- a CDS encoding N-acetylmuramoyl-L-alanine amidase, with amino-acid sequence MGKRTETNYIVIHCSATRANQNVTFDDIKRWHTMERAFFDIGYHWVIERDGSVKQGRPVDDWGAHAKSHNHESVSICLVGGLDDNNQSEDNFTPLQKRMLKLLVAGHQALYPEAIVHGHYHLSKVKACPNFDVHRWLIAEGLLGEKQ
- a CDS encoding site-specific DNA-methyltransferase, translated to MAQILVKTIEHRSVLSLTPYANNARTHSDEQVNQIARSIEEFGFVNPVLVGDDDVIVAGHGRLMAAKQLGMETVPVIVLGHLTETQRRALVIADNQITSNSGWDEELLKLELAELDELDFDLDLMGFSDEELEGFLLTDEPEGQTEDDDVPEPEEQPVSQPGDLWILGEHRVLCGSATEPGDVEKLMDGQLADMVFTDPPYNVDYANPEKNGKAKKDRRIKNDNLGSEFYTFLLAAMTNMLGVCKGAIYVCMSSSELDTLQKAFREAGGKWSTFIIWVKNTFTLGRADYQRQYEPILYGWKEGSQHFWCGARDQGDVWFYSKPAKNDLHPTMKPVELVERAVRNSSKSRDIVLDLFGGSGSTLIACEKNHRSARLTELDPKYVDVIVRRWEDYTGKEAYLEENKLTFDQIREQRHGRTLPATGSD
- a CDS encoding DUF6362 family protein; its protein translation is MTEDELKYRYREAWVTSRRMSSGINLGHSAYWPEFNPNRWEVYHSDGIKPKRPQPSAESVDRLVECMRWLRWLSEEERKLVWLRASGLPWREIALATGIPRTTVFRHWHKALLQVILRLNR
- a CDS encoding AAA family ATPase, coding for MNNKWLDFNDVPEQGSGDKLDAEDVKRRIQERLPEYLQWLFPNGKQRGQKFVLGNVQGKKGKSLEVELSGSEVGLWHDFESGEGGDIITLTAEYQKLDAQQDFPEIIRFMAEWLGMPLFSPPVTASHQDDYEDLGHHTGKWDYHDSEGNLIACVYRYDTPDGKEFRPWDVKARKMKAPNPRPLYNQPGIKSANEVLLVEGEKAAQALIDSGHCATTAMNGAKAPIDKTDWSPLKGKRVQIWPDNDEAGIEYAFSVANALERTDALSVEVLKPPADKPPKWDAADAVGESFDITAWLTTCERKSVKSAGLQLMDWTALRYKGKAPEQQFLVEGSFPLGVVSILAAMGDTGKGMLTLKLAMEVACGGRDLAVEIFGGTVLERGTAVVFTSEDDQAEVHRRMENLDPGGHRFNHPEKLIIIPLPNAGGPFAMVKDTPDGPCTTLEFTRIVRQLQTIEDLKLVVFDPLSSFVHADVNADPAVGSYLTGLLANLASETEAAVIVVHHMRKPPGQKPIESAEQARDAIRGSSALVDGVRMAYALWPAQDQVVQQVCTTLNLIPEPRSFYQGAVVKSNGPADRTLRIFKRNQTGLLVDLTRRLSGASSSDHELLISLAGAIRLAASRGHPFTHTGANGVFVQRHRLPDLFHHLSRHKLESLIQTLISERPPRLVKGVAKGSRDHKWLDSPRGDFALGKGTFAEGADRV
- a CDS encoding ATP-binding protein — translated: MSLPILNAEQRSNEHKGIKCVLLGNSGVGKTTLLHSLNTDSTLFVDLEAGDLAVQDWQGDTIRPATWSEFRNFAVFLGGPNPALRDDQVYSKAHFDSVCRKYGDPKTLDKYDTYFIDSITVLGRLCFQWCKGQPQAFSEKTGKPDTRGAYGLHGQEMIAALTHLQHARGKNVVFVAILEERVDDFNRKLHQLQIEGSKTGLELPGIVDQVVTLASLPDEEGNLRRTFVCQTLNPYGYPAKDRSGRLDVFEPPHLGQLFNKIHTGSRQPVHFETQSHGMEKQQ